AACAGCAGTAAAGCAATTGAATACATTATATATCAGGTATAAATATAGATAGTATTTAATACCGACACTATAGACAGAATCAATATGAATACCATGTGTTTGAATAGTGAATTGTTGGTACTGGGAACAGTCTTTccatttcaatacaaatatgttgcCTTTAGTTTAAGCAGTGAACCATAATCTATCATGTtagttgtattattttgtatgttattGAATacatattatctttattatttgatatttagaCATGTACAGTTTGTGacctataaaaacacacattaaggTACtcaatgtactgtatttaagtacagtgtTGAACTGTGTGTACTTCTGCtgagtattttacattttctgttgctttACTCTTATACTCCACTAAAGGGTACTTGATACCttcagttactttgcagattccGATGTATTTATAAAGCAGTTCAACTAAGCCAGCATACagattataatataaaaagcaTTTACCATAGCTGCAAAATAAGTCTTTTTGCTTTTGGCACTTTAAGTATAATTTTAATGAAATCTTTTGTCCTCCTACCTAGTGAATACTTGATCAACTACTACTAGAGTACTACGTGTccataattataaataatagcGTAACTTACTTAattaatatctttctttttgtgtctattcaacaaagtaaataatcaaagacatttgtaaactataattttattttcattagaaataaaaagtaggcctatgtataaaaataatttgtgtgtataatgtattaatatatacaattaagaaatacaaagtccctttttttatttatatcatgATTTAATATCAATAAACATGATATAGCCTACATTGATCAATGTGTCTCTAAATCAACCAAATCGTTACgcaaaacattcaaacaaatgtGCCATTCGAAAATATACTCATATTCATATGCTTTACTCGTAGTCAGATGATATGCTTAAACAGATCGATAAAATAATAAACGTGTTAAGCAGAAAGTATTTGCCATTTATTCTATGAATGTATGTCATACTGTAGAAGGTTTTGGTATGATGtagaatactttttttttttttaaacaggaaaCGGAAACCGAAAAACTAATTGtgtatttaagaaatatttaatatgaaaaaaaaatccccgtcttttattatatttatttattgaacgtcattttgtattaatttatatatatatatatcactgaTGGGAATGTTTCTGTATACAAAATAGTATATGtttttgaatacaaaaaaaaaagagttcagCGGGCTCTGACTGGAACTGATTCCTTGTAGCGTTATCCAGCCGGACCCTTTTCAGTGTAACACGCCGTCTGGCAGTCATGTCGAAGCTGAAGTCAGGACACCAACTGTTAGAGCAGTCAAATACtgttaaaaataactaaatgcgTTATTTTTATACCCAGTAATACATTAGTTTAGATTATGTGTTGAGGAAAAGCGAGGTATCCATCGCAGTATCGACTTATTTTGAggtaaaataagtttaaaaCCGACTTCTCCCTCAGGCTTTTTCTCTTCTAGATTGTTAAGGTTAGCTAACGTATCACCGGTTAGCTatgatattataaatatataataaaacccAACCATTTCTTTCTTGTGTTGCTGAGCAGAGAATTAAAGTATTACAGGAAGCAAGAGATGTATTTGGGATGTGGTGAAATACGATAAGAAATTGGTGCTTAAAGAGGTTCATCTATAACGTTATGATCTCTTTACTCTCGATACCGTTAATGTTGTTAATTTCAAATCTGTGACTGCAGGTCAAACATCGACCAGTGCACTGTCCTTACAATGCCCTGTTTATCTTTAAATCTGTGAGATTAATTCGACATCATGCAGGAAGTCATTGTTAATGTAGTTaatttattgttgtattttacaCATATCTTAAAGATCTTTCTGTATGAGCTTGTTTTGTAATTCTGTTCAtcttaattgtattttaatgactttttgttttgtgtttctgttgcaatATTTCTGTGTGCTATATTAATATACCTTCCTTGCCATGCTTATATAATAATCATTGACTTTTTCAGTTTGAGCTATGGCATCCCTATCAGAGGAGGTGCTGCTGGTGTTGAAAAAGGTTCGCCAGAGGAAGCAGGATGGCACACTTTATCTGATGGCTGAACGTATAGCCTGGGGTCCAGAGGGCAAGGACCGCTTCTCAGTCAGCCACTTATATGCAGATATTCGCTGTGAGTACCATCCAACTAGAAAGAAGTGCTAAAATATTGTGTTGGTGGTGTTCTAAAGATGCACTTTTTGTTCTCTGCACAGGTCAGAAAATCAGCCCTGACGGTAAAGCCAAAATTCAGCTGCAGCTCGTGCTTCACACCGGCGAGAGTACCACATTCCACTTTTCCAATGACAGCACTGCTCTCAAAGACAGAGATGCTGCTAAGGAGCTGCTACAGCAGTTGCTGCCCAAGTTCAAGAAAAAAGCCAACAAGGAACTGGAGGAGAAAAACAGGTGAGACCCAGTTGTTTTCACAAGATTCACTTAAAGGATACATCTGATGAAATTGCATTATAAGatgaaaagcaacaataaaAGTATGCTTTTAACAAGTGTTGTCTGTGTGACCACAGAGTTCCCatccttaaaaaaagaattataAACACACCAATGAGCCACAGTCTTGCACTGGGTGACATTTTTCAGCATTGTACTTTATTTTGGGCCCACATACACTGTACTGATGTTGTTTAATTCAATAGAGTACAACACCTGTATAAAAGGAAAAACCCAATGTTCTCCTGTTTGCATAATGTAGAATTAACTGAAGAACTGTCTtgcaatctttttttatttaactaacTCTTTTGGAACTCTCTTAAAGATTAACATGCTCTGTATGAACAAATGAACTTGGGTTTGAGGATCGTGAACAGGTTAGGGAAGTCCTTCTTTGAGTATGGAAGTTCACTTTTTACTTTGGGAACAGCCTGTGTGACCAAATAATCAGTCTACTATTGAGATTTTAATGCCATCTTTTCAATACTAttcatgaaatgtttttcccTGTAGGATGCTTCAGGAAGATCCTGTGCTGTTCCAGTTGTATAAAGATCTGGTGGTGAGCCAGGTGATCAGTGCAGATGAATTCTGGGCCAACCGGGTAGGAGACATAAACAACTCGGACTCCGCTTTATCCAACAACAAACAGGACGTTGGTATATCTGGAGCCTTTCTGGTGAGTACATCAAGAATCTTAAATTGCAAAATTTGAATCAACATGGTGAACTTCAGTATCATCACCAAAGTTGTAAACTATTTTTTGTACATTACAGGCAGACATTAGACCTCAGACTGATGGCTGCAATGGCTTGAGATATAATTTGACTGCTGACATTATTGAATCTATCTTCAGAACGTACCCTGCAGGTAAATAATCTCAACTTTAAAGTTAGTCTGCTGCTTTCATCCATGGCTGCTACGAGCTCAGATAAGACTGAGaattaaaggaatatttcaccccaaaaatgaacatttgtaaTTCAATTACTCACCCATGTTAAAATCTCACGCCTGCACAGGTGTGCTAGTATATAGTGTGGGgaagtgtattaaaatgtagGGTTTTAGcacaaatgcatgtgtttgggaaAATACTGCATGAGTTCCGTGAAAAATAGTTTTGACCTGACACAGCCCCAGtgtatgttttttcttcttcttgtgtcaTCATTGAGGCATGCCAGAAAATGAATTCTGGAGCCGATAAACAAATGATCGTTTCGGCTGTGAAGTGTTCCTGTAAATGTGCAGCTTGTGTGCCTAGGCACTGCAACTGGATTGGACTAAATATCTTAATTTGCGCTGTACTTGCAGTGAAGCAGAAGTATAGTGAAAATGTGCCTCATGAGCTGTCGGAGAAGGAATTCTGGACCCGCTTTTTCCAGTCCCATTATTTTCACAGAGACCGCCTCaacacaggaacacagacaTCTTCTCAGAGTGTGGCAAGCAGGATGAAATAGGTAGGagatttaaagtgttttcaggTGCAAATCTCACATAAATGCAAGTATTTTCTACAGATGTCAGTACATGTTCTACCTAAACACCCGCAAATGAAACGGCTGAGCTACAAATCTGTTTTAAAACCTGTCTAACACAGGGTTAAAGTCCATGGTGGTTCAAGGAGTGAAGAATCCTTTAGTGGACCTCCTGTGGTTAGAAGATAAAACATTAGACGAGGTGACGTATAATGATTTGCCAATCACAGCCACATCATACTACTGaaaaattattttcttttatagttttcttttcctccttcctcccttgACCTGAAGATTTGGTATTTTCTGTGACACAGGGTTACGGAGTTTGCTCGACAATGCCCTCAACTTCCAACAGGACTGTGAAGGACAGCAGCAACTCGGCCATTATAAAGCGGTTCAACCATCACAGTGCCATGGTGCTGGCAGCAGGCTCACGCAAGGGGTGaagaaataactttttttaaaaccttgatTATTCTCATCAATTCTTTGCTAACTGTGTCATATTTTTAAAGGGAGACAACAGGTGACCAAGCTAGTGAGACGAGCAGCACAGACGGAAACTCAAGGGACTCTGACTTCTTTCAGCCTCCTGTAAAGAAGGTGTGATGCCTCTGCAgctgagttttattttctaaatttgaATATTGCTCTATAACAGCCTGTCACTTTTTCTGTTTGCAAACTTTCTTAGGTGAAAATACAGGAAGCCATAGAGTATGAAGATCTTCAAAGGGAAAAGAAGCCAAAAACAATTGCATTAAACCTCAAAAAGTCTGACAGGTACAGTCtgtccacattttattttgtattcttcttGTTCTCGTACTCAGTAAGTGAATAGTGTTTAATTAAACACTGTCAGATGGGGGtagtttaaaacatttagtttaacaAGCTTTTACCAATCAGTACTAATTATTCCACTTGTAAAACTATGTTGAGAAAAGTAAGTTGTGTTTTCCAGTCATTCATTTTCTTACAAATGGATATAAGAGGATTATTTgtaacacatttgaatgtttccAAAGCCAGAAATCAACTCTGCACAGTTTGGAGGAAGAGTGCACAATTGATCTCAAAATAGAATTGGTAGTTCAGATTACAGCTCAGTTTTATTGCCTTCACTGTGTTAAAGTTCTTGCTGCTCACCATAACACCATAATGTTACTTCAGCAATGAAATAACGGGTTATATTATTGGTTGATTTAATGTTGAACTGTATGGTTTATAAtgtttctctctcgctctctgtatTCATAAGGTATGCTCATGGTCCTGTGCCTCTTCAGTCCCAACACTATTCGACAAGCCAGGATATCATCAACTCTCTCAACTACATCCGGCATGAGATGGTCAATTATAAACCCAACCTCACTCAGGTTAGAGGGTGAACTCTACATTCACATACATACCAGCTCGCAGCGCTGTTGTGATTCAACAACTATTAAACGTTTCTAAATGAGATTAATCTACAATTCTAATCCTAATATGCAACGTGCacaatatgtaaaataaacaattcaatatttattttattttcttcttacTCAAGTTAGAATATTTCAATTGTGACGTGTAAGGATCTACTGATTCTCAACCTAGGATCTCCTGATTGTGTTCAAATATATCCAAGTGTTTTCAGAAATATACCAGTTTGTTTTCCTGAAAAGTCAGGGATGTGTAACTTTAAGTGTTTAACACAGTGATACTTTCTGCAGGTGTTGTGCAGCACGACGGCTAGTTCTGCCATTGCTGCACTTTCTCCAGGTGGCGTGCTGATGCAGGCAGCAACACAGCAGGCCATAAATCGTAAGTGTGTAGTACGATTTGTTGATAAcaatttaagtatttattttgaaagttggTGGTCTGTAGCACATCTGTCAGGCTGCATCCATAAGACTGAAGTCAGCTCTTATGCAGAGATAAAGGTGGGGATTTAATTCTCTGAGTTCCGGGATTTGTAGATTGTGATTCGTCACTACTGCTGAAACTTGAATCCATCCtgacaaatgtttattttaggcAGTACGTTTTGTCTTCTTATTTGAATCTTAGAATTTATCTTTCAGAGATGGTACCCTCTGATGTTCAAGGAGAGCTGAAGCATCTTTATGCAGCTGCTGGAGAGTTGCTGAGACACTTCTGGTCCTGTTTTCCTGTTAACACACCGTTTCTAGAGGAAAAGGTaactaataataaaaactttaaggaaatatgtaaaaatggtgggggataaaaaaaatgacatctgTTATCAGAGTCATACATTTGCCCATAAGTGATAGATGTATTCAAGCACCTTGGacttattcatgttttattgtcttACAAAACTTAATGACAGTAAATGTTTGCAGAGCTTTCTGACAATATCccaatatgtgttttttttgtatatactTTTTATAATGGCATTTatagacatttgtttttacttggATATTTTACATCGCAGTGCTACATGAAGGTTTCACTTTTTCCGCTCCGTCAATTTGTCTGTCAGCGAGCATACAGAAAATCTGTTGGTTTTGCGCTTCAGATTGATTGTCATCATGTCATACTTTTTGATATAGGTGACGAAAATGAAGTCAAACCTGGAGAGATTTCAGGTGTCCAAGCTTTGCCCTTTCCAGGAGAAGATTCAGCGTCAGTACTTAAGTGCAAATGTAAGTCCCTAAACTATTAATGATAACACAAGGTCTTACATGCCGGGTGACGCTTTTATTAAATGACTTTGACGTCCCCTCAGCTCACAGGACATTTGGAGCAGATGTTGCAGACAGCCTATAGCAAGTTCCACGTCTGGCAAACGCGTCGCATGTTGAGGAAAACCTGAGGTCTGTTGGTTTGTCAAAGAGAGGACATTAAAGACATTACAGAATATGGACAAATGACAGAGAAGGTTCTCCCGACTGCTGCGAAGACCCCAGATCACAGCCTGATGGGAAGAGATCCACAGGGGCTAGACGAGGATATAGATGGATGCTGCTACATCCCAGACCTTTCTTCAGAGACTAACTGCCTCTCAGTCACAAATAACTGTAATacgtttctttctctttttttgttttctcaatgGTTGAGAGATTGGTGCCATTATCGGTTAAATGGGACTTTAGTAGTGGTGTAATGTGACCAAATTTCAAATGGAGATTCATAAATCCACTCAGGACGGCAGGCTGATGTGTGAAATGCAAGCAGACGACTgccaaaatgtgtttcatctttgcacagagcagagaaagaaacaaacaaggAGCAAATCTGAGCACTGGTATAACTTGTGGAAGTTCCAGAAAATCTGAAGCGAGTATAGCAATAATGTAATGACATTTCATACTGAGTGAattagtgtatgtgtgtttgtggctcaAATCACAGTCACTGATTTGTAATGTCTGCACCTTCTGTCTGCACTGAGGACGAAAATGTCACTGAATTAAAGTGAGAATGTGATCATTCGACTGTCTTTTGAAACTACCGCATTTCATTTATCAGggttttatttatgattttatttgcctccttattttgtcatttaaataactggtagagggtttttttctaaatgcGTAGCTTTAGCTGCTTTGGAAAGTATGgagattgttttgtttgtggtggaaaataactaagtacatttactcaaatattgCACTAAAGTAATactttgacatatttgtactttacttgattatttccatttaattgTTTACTCCactagatttattttaaagcttcCAGTTACTAGTTACGTtgtacattaaaaacacatctatgCTGATATGGTATAATGCAATGAGACATTGTgcataatgagtatttttacttttagtatattttgatgctaaaacTTCTGTACTATTTCCTAAGAAGCATTTTTAAATCAGGACTtcaaagattcaagattcaggGGTcgtattgtcatatgcacagtagctacagtgcagttatggcaatgaaaatcttaagtcctACTACAACAATGCAAGATAGATGTAtttataagacataaaacaatgaaaaaaagagtGCGAGAAGAACAGAACCGGAAATAAAGTAGTGACCAATGTGCAGGTAAATGCATAAGAAGTCaactatttacattttacatctgCATTTTCATCTGTTTTAATTGTTAGTGTGCCAGGCACTAGgacatgtttaatgtttgttgatTGTTACGTGTGTATTTGCCAACAGACTGCAGATAGATTTGTATATACAtgtgtaaaatacaataatataagaGCTAACAACCGaatgttaaattaaatcagaatcagaaatctgaaaaagaTATGCCATGTAGGTTGACACATGAGGATTTTGCCTTGGTGTACATGGTGCATTCATAAACACAGTCAAAGAAGATACATCTAAGTAAAGgaccaacaaaataaaatgatacaactatttaaagaaaactattgTAACATTAGATATGGAGAAATGATTACATGACATTTAGATATCCCTGTAAAAATACTTTACAAGGATAAAATACTGCTTATGGTAGTAAAATATATGTATCACTTTAATTGGACCATAGTATTTGCACTTTTACTCCAGTAAAGGAGTACTACTTTCAGCACTGGTTGTGATAGCCTCCAGCAGGAAGTGTCC
Above is a genomic segment from Eleginops maclovinus isolate JMC-PN-2008 ecotype Puerto Natales chromosome 2, JC_Emac_rtc_rv5, whole genome shotgun sequence containing:
- the gtf2h1 gene encoding LOW QUALITY PROTEIN: general transcription factor IIH subunit 1 (The sequence of the model RefSeq protein was modified relative to this genomic sequence to represent the inferred CDS: inserted 1 base in 1 codon), which encodes MASLSEEVLLVLKKVRQRKQDGTLYLMAERIAWGPEGKDRFSVSHLYADIRCQKISPDGKAKIQLQLVLHTGESTTFHFSNDSTALKDRDAAKELLQQLLPKFKKKANKELEEKNRMLQEDPVLFQLYKDLVVSQVISADEFWANRVGDINNSDSALSNNKQDVGISGAFLADIRPQTDGCNGLRYNLTADIIESIFRTYPAVKQKYSENVPHELSEKEFWTRFFQSHYFHRDRLNTGXTDIFSECGKQDEIGLKSMVVQGVKNPLVDLLWLEDKTLDEGYGVCSTMPSTSNRTVKDSSNSAIIKRFNHHSAMVLAAGSRKGETTGDQASETSSTDGNSRDSDFFQPPVKKVKIQEAIEYEDLQREKKPKTIALNLKKSDRYAHGPVPLQSQHYSTSQDIINSLNYIRHEMVNYKPNLTQVLCSTTASSAIAALSPGGVLMQAATQQAINQMVPSDVQGELKHLYAAAGELLRHFWSCFPVNTPFLEEKVTKMKSNLERFQVSKLCPFQEKIQRQYLSANLTGHLEQMLQTAYSKFHVWQTRRMLRKT